AAGGTGGTGAGGAAATCACGACTGTAACCAGCAGTACCGTCCATGTGTAGAATGATCTTTGTTATTGATTGCACTAGACTTAGATGGGAGACTTTACGTGATCCCaaagaataataatattaattactGATCAATGATCACtaattaatctatatatatatatattaattaattatgatagATGCCCATGCTTTCCAGCATATATACTTATTagttatcatatatataaatttttctaTTGATTCATTGATTTGATCATTAATTTGAACGTTAGGTTTCTTGCTAAACACTTCTGGTTTGTgatactatatatacatatatatctactgAACCATATtttgtaaattaaattaattaaggtGGGTTAGGTATGCCTATATGCCAGAAAATTCAACCCAAATATTACAAACCACTATTGTCCGTTTGGGTCAAAGGTTCGTACGACTTTgttatttttggattgttgttATTGGTTCTTAGGTTCAGAAAAAAACGTCGGTCGTATGAGAGAGATTGAACATTTGTATATATACCACTCGATTGAATTATATTAATACCATCTACATAAATTCTTGACACTATATATCAAAGTGACAACAAACAAAACTAGTTGAGTATGTAGTTTAGGAATAGATTACCATCACCACCCGACCAGCAGCTATTGTCTCTGTCGGGGTTTATTTGGCGTTGAAGGTTAAATATACTTAAATCAAAGTTTTCTCATTCATTGCACAGGCCAGACCAGATCATGATCATATAGATAGATATAGTTTCCAAACACAaggtataatatatatattcacatcaaGTGGTGAgtgttgtatgtatgtatatatactatatatctTCTAGAAGTTACTAGAACTACCAACCTAGGGTTCAAAAATGTTCCACCTGATATTGGTACATTTACTAACCTTAAATATTTAATTGTCATCTCTTGATCGAGGCAACAACAATTTCACAATGTGGACGCCCTCGTTGATTGATATTTATTATGTGTATTCATGGCCACTAAGTCAAAGATAATTAGGAGTCTGTTGTAAGGAGTTGACATCTTAATTAAGTCACATTcataaacaagttttttcaagttttgcgtacCTGTGTGTAtggtattatatatgtatatatacatacgccCCCAATTCCCAAATGGTAACCAAGAAGGCGAGAACAACTCAACAGACATTCCCTTCGAACAACCCACTAAGTACAAACTCAGATCAGACTAGGCATGTATAAACTCGTCGATAGGTTAGTTGGGCCAAGACCTACAACAAACTACTTGAAAATAATAATGTCAGCTAAGAATCTAACTACAATCGGACTTCGGACGAAATCCTTTAAGCACCAATTCCGAAGAGATAACTAGCTAAAATCCTAAACCTaaattataaaccctaaactctgcCCGTAAGCTCAGTAATATTAAAAATCAGTAAGATTACACATTCTTATcaattttgtgattttgggtTGCATCAGATTGTTTCGTTGATTTAAGATCTTGATTAAACCAAAAGGTGTGAATGTAATTATCTTTTTAATGAGGAAGAAGTAACGGCCGCTATAAATGAAAGCCATTTCTCAACCGCTTACACACCTATATATCCAAACACCGCCCCCTCGCTCGTATCCTTTACGTTAATTTAAATCTCCACCAACACTGCtggtttctctctctatatctctcaattccttctctctctaggaATCGAAAATTGAATTGAAAATGCAGGGAAGTAGTTCACTACTCTCGTTCTCTCCAGACAGATCTCCCAGTTTCGACACCTACTCCTCCGGCAAGCTCGCTGAGATTGCAGCCAGAGTCATTCAAGAATTCAACAACGAAACAGAGTCCAACGATGGAGATGGAAGCGATGGAGAATTTGAGTTCTCAATTGTATGCAGAAATGAGGAGTCCATACCTATCACCGCCGACGAGATCTTCTACAACGGACAGATCAGGCCGGTCTACCCGCTCTTCAACACAGATTTGTTGCTCTCCAACGGTTTGTGCACAATAAatgaggaagccaccatagtgAAAACCAAAGCCACGTCACATCGGCCGCCGTTACGGCAGCTGTTCAGCGAAGAGCGGGAGCTCACATCCTCGTCTTGTTCATCGTCGGAGGCAGACGAATTAGATGGCGCGGAACCAGGCACATACTGCGTTTGGACTCCGAAGAAGGCGGGAGAGTCGTCGCCGGGGCTATCCAAGAAGAGCGGCTCCACAGGTTCTTCGAAGAAGTGGAAGTTCCGAGACATCTTGTACCGGAGCCACAGCGACGGCAAGGAAACGTTCGTGTTCCTGACACGAATCAATAAAAAGGGGAAAACAGAGGAATCGAAGCAGAGAACAACTGTATCCAACACAAAGGAGGAGAGAGGACGAACTGAGGATGAATATGCAAAACGAAACAGGGCAGCGAAGGAAAGCGAGAAACGGCGGTCTTACTTGCCGTATCGACAGGACCTCGTTGGGATTTTCACGAATGTAAATGGTCAGAGTCGGAATTTGCATCGATATTGAAGCCAATATTAGgcccttttttgttttgtgtaaatatttattttaattacttattaattatgttagtagattatttaaaaaaaaaaactatgtcaGTAGACATATCACATAGGCATGGTTTTGGGTATTTGTTTTTGTGACATTGGTTATATTGTTCATGTGGTTATATaggatatttaaatatttttttcgagaggtatgatatttaaattttttttggtacaaGGGGATAGGAGGGGCAGGACTCGAATCCATATCTTATTGGATGAATTGTCCCTTATATGTGAAGTTTTTATTGTTAAACCAACGACTCGTTTTTTAGGATATTTAAATATTGAAGTTTGATAATTTCCACATAATGTGGGAGTCCCAAGGTGTAGATGCAGCACCACAAAAAAAAGTTGTGTTTGCTTTATTCGTTATTACAACTTTATCTATTCTTTGTTTGGCTGGGATAAGAAATTAGTAGAAACTATCAAATTAAACCTGTGGtacttaaataaaaaaatgttaagaatTCTAGTGTTTTTTATCCCAGTTATTTTAAATGCGGAGATGAACAcatatgatccatgtgaaatcacaTACCACATATGAAATCATATGTGTTCATCTCAACCATTTGAGATAGTTGGGAGTccgggacaaaaaaaaattgggatcTGTAAAagtgatttattttatttttttaataattctaGAAGCTGATTCAAGTTAGGGAGAAATATAAGAAAACTTTGAAATCAGCAGCATAATTCATAAAATGAAAATTGAGACCTTGTGGATTGTTTAGATAAAACTAATGAATAAGTGTGAGAAGCTTATATATCAAATTTTGTCTCATTGAGAAAAGCATCAACCTGGATGAATATTGCATCACCGGTCTAATTACATGTTGCAACCTTCTGGAATGAAAGGAAATGTCTCACTAaaatacaaaaggaaaaaaaaaactatacaaaatagtgtatactccctccgtcccgtAAAGATAGTCCAACTTTCTTTATTCGTCTGTCCCAAATTATagtcttgtttcattttttagaatGTAATTAGTTCATTAGTTTTCTAAAAGACTCCTATTTAATGTGATTTGTTATCACAGTATTAATTAGGGTCATCTAAGTATTAATTAGGGGTGTATTAGGAAATATGTGAGTAAAATTGAATCTTGTTACCatattaattagattttcttAATCTGTGTGAAAAAATAAGTATGACTATCTTTATGAGACGGAGAGAGTAATATAATAGGAACGCTACGAATCCCAACAATTGAGATCCCAATTACTGAGATGACTATGTACATAATTTAATATGTATGTGAAgcaattgggatctttatctTTTTCAATAATATAATGTCTTGCAATAAATAGTtgtaaaaaggaaaaagatatagttgtaaaaaggaaaaagagagtAAGGACTACTAAGGCTGAGTAGGGAGTGAATTAAAGGCCTTAAAAAGGAAGACCTAAGGTTCTCACACGAAAAAAAGAGGAAGGCCACAAGGGTCCTACTTCTACATAATTGGAATTTGTGAGCTGTTTCTTGTCTCTTGAAATTGGGTTATATCTTAATTTTCTAATTGAAGTTGAAAGAATGACCCGAATGTGTGTATGATGCCTCCTTACAAATATGGAAGGTTGCAAGTTTAACTCCTACGCTCAGtaatttttgtgttatttttcgtAAGAGTTTCGGTTCGTTCTTAACGATCATCAGAACGAAACAGACTAGGTTGGCCACCCAAGTTTAGATTTGACCCAATCGTCCAGTGGACATGTCAAACTAATAAATTCTCggttataaaataataataacccgAATGTGCATAGTATTTTGTGTGGGGGATGGAGTTGGTATGTTGGGTCTTGGTCCATGTGGTTTTGACATTTCTTATTCCATGCCAATTCCACACCGAAACAAAACCCATTGGTTTGGAATATGAGGAAATGTGTTCAAGGTTTCACTATCTCCCACAGTCACACTCAGGC
This sequence is a window from Tripterygium wilfordii isolate XIE 37 chromosome 8, ASM1340144v1, whole genome shotgun sequence. Protein-coding genes within it:
- the LOC120004223 gene encoding uncharacterized protein LOC120004223, giving the protein MQGSSSLLSFSPDRSPSFDTYSSGKLAEIAARVIQEFNNETESNDGDGSDGEFEFSIVCRNEESIPITADEIFYNGQIRPVYPLFNTDLLLSNGLCTINEEATIVKTKATSHRPPLRQLFSEERELTSSSCSSSEADELDGAEPGTYCVWTPKKAGESSPGLSKKSGSTGSSKKWKFRDILYRSHSDGKETFVFLTRINKKGKTEESKQRTTVSNTKEERGRTEDEYAKRNRAAKESEKRRSYLPYRQDLVGIFTNVNGQSRNLHRY